A genomic segment from Eremothecium gossypii ATCC 10895 chromosome III, complete sequence encodes:
- the PUS7 gene encoding pseudouridine synthase PUS7 (Syntenic homolog of Saccharomyces cerevisiae YOR243C (PUS7)): MSQENLQKRAVEADHEAVVAKKAKTEDDGLKEIDVGITEYLSAELPGFSGQIKQRYSDFMVNEIQKDGTVVYLRDNGFKMPAKPKPSADQVKAQQAEERERRHNHAVEAELRNQLVELLGEEDMQQIEAVYRNVTKMETTRSFDDKAARTKIHQLLRKAFNNELESVTSASNTFQIALANRKTRVSKEDYVEQTRDENGVINWGYGPSKNCVHFTMYKENKDTMDVVNIIAKFLRVPTKAIRFAGTKDRRAVTCQRLSIGRIGLDRINALNNALKGVVLGGFSFEDEPLSLGDLNGNEFVIVIRDVSTDPNSATPLESILDRGCELLKNRGFINYFGMQRFGTFSVSTHEVGKELLLENWKNAVDLILSEQNNVLPASKEARKIWAETGDAESALRKMPRQCLAENSILHTLATQKKNEGEYESGAYYAAIMKIPRNLRTMYVHAYQSYVWNTVTSKRMALFGLHAVAGDLVLVESDENAKVNIAEDSEDADDSEFSEDLRGAQFVRAKALTEEDIASGKWTIDDVVLPTPGFDTTYPENETLKALYKEIMTKDGLDPFDMRRKVRDFSLAGSYRHILQKTKDITYQIIHYKDSTQQLINSDFEILKNKRAKENGRNYMKDKLDRICADKGGDKTAVVLKFKLGVSAYATMALRELMKAETSRRGDLCSVRTASGQV; encoded by the coding sequence ATGTCTCAGGAGAATTTACAGAAGCGGGCTGTGGAAGCAGACCACGAAGCTGTCGTGGCAAAGAAGGCCAAAACCGAGGACGATGGACTCAAGGAAATCGACGTTGGGATCACAGAGTACCTCTCAGCAGAGCTACCAGGGTTTAGCGGGCAGATCAAGCAGCGCTATTCCGACTTCATGGTCAATGAGATCCAGAAGGATGGAACAGTGGTGTACTTGCGGGACAATGGGTTCAAAATGCCTGCTAAACCCAAACCGTCTGCCGACCAGGTGAAGGCACAGCAGGCTGAAGAGCGCGAACGGCGCCACAACCACGCGGTGGAGGCAGAGCTGCGGAACCAGCTGGTAGAGCTACTGGGCGAGGAGGACATGCAGCAGATTGAGGCCGTGTACAGGAACGTCACGAAAATGGAAACCACCAGGAGCTTTGACGACAAAGCTGCACGGACGAAGATCCACCAGCTGCTACGAAAGGCGTTCAACAATGAGCTTGAATCGGTCACTTCGGCGTCCAACACATTCCAGATTGCCCTGGCCAACCGTAAAACCAGAGTCAGCAAAGAGGACTATGTGGAGCAGACAAGAGACGAGAACGGTGTCATTAACTGGGGGTACGGCCCCTCCAAGAACTGCGTGCACTTCACAATGTACAAGGAGAATAAGGACACCATGGACGTGGTCAACATCATTGCCAAGTTCTTGCGTGTGCCGACAAAGGCCATCCGCTTTGCGGGGACTAAAGACCGTAGGGCAGTCACCTGCCAACGGCTGTCCATCGGCAGGATCGGCTTGGATCGGATAAACGCTTTGAATAATGCGTTGAAGGGTGTGGTTCTGGGCGGTTTCAGCTTTGAGGACGAGCCGCTGAGCCTGGGTGATCTCAACGGCAATGAGTTCGTCATTGTCATCAGAGATGTGTCTACCGATCCAAATTCAGCCACACCTCTGGAGTCGATCCTGGACCGCGGTTGTGAGCTACTAAAGAACAGGGGCTTCATCAACTATTTTGGAATGCAACGGTTTGGAACCTTCAGCGTCTCTACGCATGAGGTCGGGAAGGAACTGTTACTGGAGAATTGGAAAAACGCCGTTGACTTAATCCTATCAGAGCAGAACAACGTTCTTCCCGCCTCTAAGGAGGCCAGGAAAATATGGGCAGAAACTGGAGATGCTGAGAGCGCTCTCAGGAAAATGCCACGCCAATGCTTAGCAGAAAACTCTATTTTGCACACCTTAGCAACCCAGAAGAAGAATGAGGGCGAGTATGAAAGCGGAGCATACTATGCTGCTATCATGAAGATTCCACGTAACTTGAGGACCATGTATGTACATGCATACCAAAGTTATGTTTGGAACACCGTTACAAGTAAAAGAATGGCTCTGTTCGGACTACATGCTGTTGCCGGGGATTTGGTACTTGTCGAATCCGACGAAAATGCCAAGGTAAATATTGCTGAGGACAGCGAAGATGCAGATGACAGTGAATTTTCAGAGGATCTGCGTGGTGCACAATTTGTGCGTGCGAAAGCGCTCACCGAGGAGGACATTGCTTCAGGTAAGTGGACTATAGATGATGTAGTGCTTCCGACGCCCGGATTTGACACCACATATCCGGAGAATGAAACACTGAAAGCACTATACAAGGAGATAATGACAAAAGACGGTCTAGATCCTTTTGACATGAGAAGAAAAGTGCGTGACTTCTCTCTTGCTGGCTCATATAGGCATATCCTTCAAAAAACCAAGGACATAACTTACCAAATCATCCACTACAAGGACTCCACGCAGCAGCTCATTAACAGTGACTTTGAGATTTTGAAAAATAAGCGGGCCAAGGAAAATGGGCGTAACTACATGAAGGATAAACTGGACAGGATTTGCGCGGACAAGGGCGGCGACAAGACTGCGGTCGTGCTGAAGTTCAAGCTAGGTGTGTCCGCATATGCCACCATGGCCTTGCGTGAACTAATGAAAGCCGAAACTTCCCGCCGCGGCGACCTATGTAGCGTTCGAACTGCCTCTGGTCAAGTTTGA
- the SSP2 gene encoding Ssp2p (Syntenic homolog of Saccharomyces cerevisiae YOR242C (SSP2)): MTSQGTFLENYATKDNDSLRSKMLSIASLMSGNSSTNSISSKEKERFGLRKLARSYLKASNRAEKPVNKTENQDNNEVSGAPYAKKMLIGKIHTKSGTKIYLDTNKSRESLLIRKHHSHEASDEDESSVPQLKYDGDYDPVLGKLLINSSSEEEDSEWLESGLQDKCLVVLRDFPTGTGLKSVLNQVQGGALKHITPQYKKETNQLKSVELEFLCPEDAQHFMEYGRHAVFQINGVHLRPRWGIQSLSENFEASLNANQRDRLNLYAPSSRCLLLKKQGSKNPKHSTCHYPSPRSHICDLNVQELKKDFSQFGNILDISPMISRKLCVQINFYDIKSAMDALQSYKNANSPLNRKYAESWTIGYGKDITDKPCVHV, translated from the coding sequence ATGACCTCACAGGGAACATTTCTAGAAAACTATGCCACTAAGGATAACGATTCACTAAGGAGCAAAATGTTGTCAATTGCATCGTTAATGAGCGGGAACAGTTCTACGAATTCTATTTCCAGCAAAGAGAAGGAAAGATTTGGCTTAAGGAAGCTAGCTAGGTCTTATTTGAAGGCCAGCAACAGGGCAGAAAAGCCGGTGAATAAGACTGAGAACCAGGACAACAATGAAGTATCAGGTGCTCCATATGCAAAGAAGATGCTAATAGGAAAAATCCATACCAAGAGTGGGACTAAAATCTATCTTGATACCAATAAATCACGAGAGTCGCTCCTGATCAGAAAGCACCATTCCCACGAGGCTTCCGATGAAGATGAGTCCAGTGTACCGCAGTTGAAATACGACGGCGACTACGACCCTGTCCTAGGCAAACTCCTGATAAACTCATCctcagaagaagaagactCCGAATGGTTGGAATCTGGATTGCAAGATAAATGTTTAGTTGTACTCCGTGACTTCCCTACGGGTACTGGATTGAAAAGCGTGTTGAACCAGGTTCAAGGCGGCGCGTTGAAGCATATTACACCCCAGTACAAGAAGGAGACAAACCAGTTGAAGTCTGTGGAGTTGGAATTTCTCTGCCCTGAAGATGCGCAGCATTTTATGGAGTACGGAAGACATGCAGTATTCCAAATCAATGGCGTGCACCTCAGGCCGCGGTGGGGAATCCAGTCGTTAAGCGAGAATTTCGAGGCCTCGCTAAACGCCAACCAAAGGGACAGACTTAACTTGTACGCGCCCTCTAGCCGCTGCCTATTGTTGAAAAAGCAGGGAAGTAAGAATCCTAAGCACTCCACTTGTCACTATCCATCCCCAAGATCGCACATTTGTGACTTGAATGTCCAGGAACTAAAGAAAGACTTTAGCCAGTTCGGCAACATTCTAGACATCTCGCCGATGATCTCGCGGAAGCTCTGCGTCCAAATCAACTTCTATGACATCAAGAGCGCGATGGATGCACTACAGTCCTACAAAAACGCCAATTCACCATTGAACCGTAAATATGCTGAGTCATGGACTATCGGATATGGTAAAGATATCACAGACAAACCTTGTGTTCATGTATGA
- the PRP46 gene encoding mRNA splicing protein PRP46 (Syntenic homolog of Saccharomyces cerevisiae YPL151C (PRP46)), producing the protein MNEHSDDVYVRARLRNQFGYMTWVPEYVEDRISSKKGILQRYEDYQQKQAKAQEVKTDSLVKYEGAKDVPRNLLRIYRGEADTSALARYEEVVSQKPQWHAPWKLTRVINGHTGWVRCVCVDPVDNAWFATGSNDSTIRVWDLATGKLKVTLQGHIMTVRDICISARHPYMFSASQDKLVKCWDLERNTVVRDFHGTLSGVHSVDLHPSLDLIVSAGRDSVVRVWDIRSRSCVLTLAGHRGPINKVRCLPVDPQIVSCSTDATVKLWDLVAGKPMKTLTHHKRNVRDLAFNPTEFSFASACTDDIRSWKLVDGQLLTNFNSEALGIVNTLACNQDGVLFAGGDTGELSFFDYKTGHKFQKLETTAMPGSLESEKGVLASTFDRTGLRLLTCERDKSIKIWKHIDGATQDSHPGLPWNPSLVRQRF; encoded by the coding sequence ATGAATGAGCACAGCGATGATGTATATGTACGTGCGAGGCTGCGCAACCAGTTTGGTTATATGACATGGGTACCAGAATATGTCGAAGACAGAATCAGTAGCAAGAAAGGCATACTGCAACGATACGAGGACTACCAGCAGAAGCAAGCTAAGGCGCAGGAGGTGAAGACAGACAGCTTGGTAAAGTACGAGGGCGCAAAGGACGTCCCTCGCAATCTGCTGCGCATCTACCGGGGCGAGGCGGATACGTCTGCGCTTGCGCGCTACGAGGAAGTGGTGTCACAGAAGCCGCAATGGCATGCGCCCTGGAAACTGACACGAGTGATCAACGGGCACACAGGCTGGGTTCGCTGCGTGTGTGTCGACCCTGTCGACAACGCGTGGTTTGCCACGGGGAGCAACGACTCCACCATCCGGGTGTGGGACCTGGCCACTGGCAAGCTCAAGGTGACGCTGCAGGGCCACATCATGACGGTCCGGGATATATGCATCTCCGCGCGACACCCGTATATGTTTTCTGCGAGCCAGGATAAGTTGGTGAAGTGCTGGGACCTGGAGAGGAACACCGTGGTCCGCGACTTCCATGGCACGCTCTCTGGCGTCCACTCAGTCGACCTGCATCCATCGCTCGACCTTATAGTATCTGCTGGCCGGGACTCAGTTGTGCGGGTGTGGGATATCCGGAGCCGGAGCTGCGTCCTGACGCTTGCGGGCCACCGCGGCCCCATCAACAAGGTGCGCTGTCTGCCCGTGGACCCCCAGATCGTCAGCTGCTCCACGGACGCGACCGTGAAGCTCTGGGACCTGGTGGCCGGCAAACCAATGAAGACCCTAACCCACCACAAACGCAATGTGCGCGACCTCGCGTTCAACCCAACCGAATTTTCCTTTGCGTCCGCCTGCACCGACGACATTCGCTCCTGGAAGCTTGTGGATGGTCAGCTACTCACCAACTTCAACTCTGAGGCGCTCGGGATAGTGAACACGCTCGCCTGCAACCAGGACGGCGTGCTCTTCGCCGGCGGTGACACCGGCGAGCTCTCGTTCTTCGATTACAAGACTGGCCATAAGTTTCAGAAGCTGGAGACTACGGCGATGCCGGGTTCCCTGGAGAGCGAGAAGGGGGTGCTAGCGAGCACTTTTGACCGCACAGGGCTACGTCTACTAACTTGTGAACGGGATAAGAGCATCAAGATATGGAAACACATAGACGGAGCGACCCAAGATTCCCACCCGGGCCTTCCATGGAACCCCAGCCTGGTCAGACAGCGGTTCTGA
- a CDS encoding ACR132Wp (NOHBY325; No homolog in Saccharomyces cerevisiae; Syntenic homolog of Kluyveromyces lactis KLLA0F11341g) yields the protein MRLIGAAAELKEHWLWQPEVDRVVDVFDAPEATVMVFGVFYIDKFVMDVQDKIRKIHAQLEEVFRPWNEHYPWQGYSGVHLRAVRGAGGQAMVLGGVEVADNAEEEEALVAGVLQRFSRAQGAEVFIKMCDTEGDFLLMMSSEALPEEYDYPVGNNRLWLSAGEFKLIPRDVHGSRGLRANEAVDYLERSHFKCLTVPAVSRALEARIAQGFPARHLEALTWVHLKMRQTAHAELVRANPTVFPLLLANFLRNDLSLTGAAMEGQEAKCSDVHVLVPKTHAALASLLLAHSPVARGGDLGITLGDILSLSLQDALDAGQLTTAEPKGKLEGDLVSALVHTKQLERPVEFSTTELTTEVPTADKEASMDALALSLETFLTDIKDDDEGSNEHVSGQGSSAGDEEARTFFESEGVDISEDDFFEYFLTEGLKMNKEQLQHYRNGAYEDCANDDNAGSEHEEEDIMLEELHAMFGDKDGADGIKGIEQLFNSINLDGAPTGPLQAILKNMASHKKK from the coding sequence ATGAGGTTGATTGGCGCCGCGGCAGAGTTGAAGGAGCATTGGCTTTGGCAGCCAGAGGTGGATAGGGTGGTGGACGTGTTCGACGCTCCGGAGGCGACTGTAATGGTATTCGGTGTGTTCTATATCGACAAGTTTGTGATGGACGTGCAAGACAAGATTCGCAAGATACATGCTCAGCTTGAGGAGGTGTTCCGGCCGTGGAATGAGCACTACCCGTGGCAGGGGTACAGCGGGGTGCACCTGCGGGCGGTGCGGGGCGCGGGAGGGCAGGCGATGGTGCTTGGCGGAGTGGAAGTCGCGGACAAcgccgaggaggaggaggcgctggtGGCAGGGGTGCTGCAGCGATTCTCCCGGGCTCAGGGCGCGGAGGTTTTCATCAAGATGTGCGACACAGAGGGCGACTTTCTGCTGATGATGAGCAGCGAGGCGCTGCCAGAGGAGTACGACTACCCGGTGGGCAACAACCGACTCTGGCTGAGCGCGGGGGAGTTCAAGCTGATCCCGCGGGATGTGCACGGGAGTCGCGGGCTGCGGGCGAACGAGGCGGTGGATTATCTTGAGCGGAGCCACTTCAAGTGCTTGACGGTACCCGCAGTCAGCCGGGCGCTGGAGGCCAGGATTGCGCAGGGGTTTCCCGCCCGCCACCTCGAGGCGCTTACGTGGGTCCACCTGAAGATGCGGCAGACGGCGCACGCGGAGCTGGTGCGGGCGAACCCCACCGTGTTCcccctgctgctggcgaaCTTTCTCAGAAACGATCTGTCGCTGACCGGGGCTGCGATGGAGGGCCAGGAAGCGAAGTGCAGCGACGTGCACGTGCTAGTACCGAAAACACACGCCGCGCTGGCGTCTCTCCTGCTTGCACATAGTCCCGTGGCGCGGGGTGGCGATCTTGGCATCACCCTTGGCGACATTTTATCGTTGTCCCTGCAGGATGCACTAGACGCGGGCCAGTTAACGACAGCTGAACCCAAAGGAAAGTTAGAGGGTGACCTAGTAAGCGCTCTGGTACATACAAAACAGCTAGAGCGCCCGGTGGAGTTCTCTACGACTGAATTAACTACGGAGGTACCGACTGCGGACAAAGAGGCGTCTATGGATGCCTTGGCCCTGTCGCTGGAGACTTTCCTGACAGATATTAAAGATGACGATGAAGGTAGCAATGAGCATGTTTCTGGTCAGGGGTCTTCAGCTGGGGATGAAGAGGCTCGGACATTTTTCGAGAGTGAAGGCGTAGATATTAGTGAAGACGATTTCTTTGAATATTTCCTGACGGAGGGTCTGAAGATGAACAAAGAACAGCTTCAACATTACAGAAATGGCGCCTACGAAGACTGCGCAAACGACGACAACGCCGGATCAGAGCACGAGGAAGAAGATATCATGCTTGAAGAGTTGCATGCCATGTTCGGCGATAAAGACGGTGCAGATGGGATAAAGGGCATTGAACAGCTCTTCAACTCCATAAATTTGGATGGCGCCCCCACCGGGCCGTTGCAGGCCATCCTAAAAAATATGGCATCCCACAAAAAGAAGTAG
- a CDS encoding non-specific serine/threonine protein kinase (Syntenic homolog of Saccharomyces cerevisiae YPL150W), with protein MIGSRVKQNNLKATIGASYNKLYGQFTASELREVGNYRIVKQVGEGSFGKVYLATHKLTHQKVVLKTGAKSDPNVVREVFYHRQFEYPFITKLYEVIVTETRVWMALEYCPGNELYDYLLLKQRIPLDETRRLFAQIVSAVFYAHSLQCVHRDLKLENILLDKNGYAMLTDFGFTRECATKTQLETVCGTTVYMAPELIKREAYDGYKVDTWSLGIILYTMLHGYMPFDEDDTVRTGLKIMHEEPAVLDEYTSPQAKDLIVRLLDKNAAQRPNLNEVLQHPFLQPYGALLLETVECLIKRQRRASLKFQSKTEKRLLKKLKQSGFDTNAIRAAVVKRSCDSLCSLWYLLLEKEKKRELSKYPRRSRSMLSVRKVFDSASGVSTQDVLDIDNTTSLRKIFSIRSEASSRGQLKEAEKEAAARRTRSASTSQNLNIPSEHSSPARAKTKSNIFQKVTKFFSRAKKTQLNNNDRGFGHRRSTSRHGRRYKPAFDTLKKPLHESQGAETSATAGGDYPTSLGDRHRLRGALTIEEPKLKFKSQSSSELSIQQSLLTSEGDSNVASMSRAASLGRPRPSSMLSQHSALSNDTFNSEYSDPQSVYKAPTGSSAKVSGSGNINGGSTGDSGSFSKSKVFAKRSVSIMSSASSASELSSKTDSFYDITTATSPTHLDIRATVNGTSRVESAFPRADSAAITPAWLTKRDKTSILRRRVNTRTLKRNKLIRGNSTGTQSVIQEESSFSDNDEQAPILAATEVVYARISNNPELDEDVPVQTDSSNSSHAELAIYPLTLNSDSKSGEFLAGRSLSDVSAWSQNGSSLAVTQSQATKKESHEDQLFDQDSSSLTEYQQEKPS; from the coding sequence ATGATAGGTTCTCGGGTCAAGCAGAACAACCTCAAGGCGACGATAGGGGCGTCCTATAACAAGCTGTATGGGCAGTTCACGGCCAGCGAGCTGCGGGAGGTGGGCAACTACCGGATTGTGAAGCAGGTGGGCGAGGGCTCGTTCGGGAAGGTGTACCTGGCAACGCACAAGCTGACGCACCAGAAGGTGGTGCTGAAGACCGGGGCGAAGAGCGACCCGAATGTGGTGCGGGAGGTGTTTTACCACCGGCAGTTCGAGTACCCGTTCATCACGAAGCTGTACGAGGTGATTGTGACGGAGACGCGGGTGTGGATGGCGCTGGAGTACTGCCCGGGCAACGAGCTGTACGACTacctgctgctgaagcaGCGGATCCCGCTGGACGAGACGCGACGGCTGTTTGCGCAGATCGTGAGCGCGGTGTTCTACGCGCACTCGCTGCAGTGCGTGCACCGGGACCTGAAGCTGGAGAACATCCTGCTGGACAAGAACGGGTACGCGATGCTGACGGACTTCGGGTTCACACGGGAGTGCGCGACGAAGACGCAGCTGGAGACGGTATGCGGGACGACGGTGTACATGGCGCCGGAGCTGATCAAGCGGGAGGCGTACGACGGTTACAAGGTGGATACGTGGTCGCTGGGCATCATCCTGTACACGATGCTGCACGGGTACATGCCGTTCGACGAGGATGACACCGTGCGGACGGGGCTGAAGATCATGCACGAGGAGCCGGCGGTGCTCGACGAGTACACGAGCCCGCAAGCGAAGGACCTGATCGTGCGGCTGCTGGACAAGAACGCCGCGCAGCGGCCTAACCTCAACGAGGTGCTGCAGCACCCGTTTCTGCAGCCGTACGGTGCGCTCCTGCTGGAGACGGTCGAGTGCCTGATCAAGCGCCAGAGACGCGCGTCCTTGAAGTTCCAGTCGAAGACCGAGAAGCGCCTGTTGAAGAAACTCAAGCAGTCGGGCTTCGACACGAACGCCATCCGCGCGGCGGTGGTCAAGCGGAGCTGCGACTCGCTGTGTAGCCTCTGGTACCTCCTGCtggagaaggagaagaaaCGAGAGCTTTCAAAATACCCGCGGAGGAGCCGATCGATGCTCTCGGTGCGCAAGGTGTTCGACTCGGCCTCGGGCGTGTCGACCCAGGACGTGCTCGACATTGACAACACGACGTCGCTCCGGAAAATATTCAGTATACGCAGCGAAGCCTCCTCGCGAGGCCAACTCAAGGAGGCGGAGAAGGAAGCAGCGGCAAGGAGAACGCGCTCCGCATCGACATCTCAAAACTTAAATATACCGAGCGAGCATAGCTCGCCTGCCCGCGCCAAAACGAAGTCCAACATATTCCAAAAAGTCACCAAGTTCTTCAGCCGAGCCAAGAAGACGCAGCTGAACAATAATGACAGGGGGTTTGGGCACAGGCGAAGCACGTCACGACATGGACGCCGATATAAGCCTGCATTCGACACATTAAAAAAGCCACTTCATGAATCACAGGGGGCCGAAACATCCGCGACGGCAGGCGGCGATTACCCTACGAGTTTAGGGGATCGGCATCGCTTGCGCGGTGCGCTGACCATCGAAGAGCCCAAGCTGAAGTTCAAGTCGCAGTCATCCTCGGAACTCTCGATACAGCAATCATTGTTGACCTCTGAGGGTGACAGCAACGTTGCATCGATGTCTCGTGCCGCCTCCTTAGGCAGGCCACGTCCGTCATCCATGCTGTCACAGCACTCAGCGCTGTCCAACGATACTTTTAATTCTGAGTACTCCGATCCGCAGTCAGTCTACAAGGCACCGACTGGTAGCAGTGCCAAGGTCTCGGGGTCTGGAAACATCAATGGCGGTAGCACCGGCGACTCAGGTTCGTTTTCCAAATCAAAAGTTTTCGCGAAAAGGTCAGTTAGCATAATGTCAAGCGCCTCAAGCGCCTCTGAACTAAGTTCCAAGACGGATTCTTTTTACGATATTACAACTGCTACGTCGCCTACACACTTGGACATAAGGGCCACCGTTAATGGGACATCTAGGGTGGAGTCTGCCTTCCCGAGAGCTGACAGCGCAGCAATAACTCCAGCATGGCTCACAAAGCGCGACAAGACTTCCATTTTGCGAAGAAGAGTAAATACACGAACCCTGAAGCGGAACAAGTTAATCCGAGGGAATTCGACAGGTACGCAGTCCGTCATACAAGAAGAAAGCTCCTTTAGCGACAACGATGAGCAGGCGCCAATCCTGGCCGCCACAGAAGTAGTGTATGCACGTATTAGCAACAACCCAGAACTAGATGAAGATGTGCCCGTGCAGACAGATAGCTCAAACTCATCACATGCTGAGCTCGCAATTTACCCACTGACGCTTAATTCGGACTCAAAATCAGGTGAATTTCTCGCCGGAAGATCTCTTAGCGACGTGAGTGCGTGGTCACAAAACGGCTCGTCCCTAGCGGTCACTCAGAGCCAGGCCACAAAAAAAGAAAGCCACGAAGATCAGCTTTTTGATCAGGACAGTAGCAGCTTGACTGAGTATCAGCAGGAAAAGCCTAGCTAA
- the MET7 gene encoding tetrahydrofolate synthase (Syntenic homolog of Saccharomyces cerevisiae YOR241W (MET7)) — translation MTRMTRRGYQEAIGCLNGLQSNYANVMAVRASGERRNMMNLWEMEEWSRRLGYGPGALDRLNVIHITGTKGKGSTAAFVQGIVRRYRAAGRVGLYTSPHLRSVRERIRIDGEPVSEEQFSRGFFEVWDRLEATRSDEARFPHMGAGAKPGYFKFLTLLSFHMFLEAGCETCVYEVGVGGAFDSTNIVRRPSVCGVTALGIDHTFMLGDTIEEIAWNKGGIFKAGARALTVAGQPPAGLAVLRERAAEAGTALEEVPVLAALRDVKLGIAGDFQAANASLAVALAAEHLRRRGEDCGLGALTAETPLPRKFVEGLEATRWEGRCQTIEDGTVTWYVDGAHTKESIVAASTWFTKVAAPDRRKVLLFNQQTRDAGALLRHLHEATAPALTFDECLFTTNVTWKSGTYSADLVSHNTSKEEVSKLEVQRALQETWSSLPGGASSSSAVYSDIESAVAAIKSIQDPVDVFVTGSLHLVGGLLVVMDGK, via the coding sequence ATGACGCGGATGACCAGACGGGGCTACCAGGAGGCCATAGGGTGCCTGAACGGGCTGCAGTCGAACTACGCGAACGTGATGGCGGTGCGGGCGTCGGGCGAGCGACGCAACATGATGAACCTGTGGGAGATGGAGGAGTGGTCGCGGCGGCTGGGGTACGGGCCCGGGGCGCTGGACCGGCTGAACGTGATCCACATCACGGGGACGAAGGGCAAGGGCTCTACGGCGGCGTTCGTGCAGGGCATTGTGCGGCGGTACCGGGCGGCCGGGCGGGTCGGGCTGTACACGTCGCCGCACCTGCGCAGCGTGCGGGAGCGGATCCGGATCGACGGGGAGCCGGTGTCGGAGGAACAGTTCTCGCGGGGGTTCTTCGAGGTGTGGGACCGGCTGGAGGCGACGCGGTCGGACGAGGCGCGGTTTCCGCACatgggcgcgggcgcgaaGCCGGGGTACTTTAAGTTTCTGACGCTACTGTCGTTCCACATGTTCCTGGAGGCGGGGTGCGAGACGTGCGTGTACGAGGTGGGGGTGGGCGGGGCGTTCGACAGCACGAACATCGTGCGGCGGCCGTCGGTGTGCGGGGTGACGGCGCTGGGCATCGACCACACGTTCATGCTGGGCGACACGATCGAGGAGATAGCGTGGAACAAGGGCGGCATCTTCaaggcgggcgcgcgggcgctgACGGTCGCGGGGCAGCCGCCGGCGGGGCTGGCggtgctgcgcgagcgcgcggcggaggcggggacggcgctggaggaggtgcctgtgctggcggcgctgcgggaCGTGAAGCTGGGCATAGCGGGCGACTTCCAGGCGGCGAACGCCTCGCTGGCGgtggcgctggcggcggagcACCTGCGCCGCCGGGGGGAGGATTGCGGTCTCGGCGCGCTCACGGCCGAGACGCCGTTGCCGCGCAAGTTCGTGGAGGGCTTGGAGGCCACCCGCTGGGAGGGCCGGTGCCAGACGATCGAAGACGGCACGGTGACGTGGTACGTGGATGGCGCGCACACCAAGGAGAGCATTGTGGCTGCGTCGACGTGGTTCACCAAGGTTGCCGCGCCGGACAGGCGGAAGGTGCTGCTGTTCAACCAGCAGACGCGCGACGCCGGTGCGCTTCTCCGCCATCTGCACGAGGCCACGGCCCCCGCGCTTACCTTTGACGAGTGCCTCTTCACTACAAATGTGACATGGAAGTCCGGCACCTACAGTGCCGACCTGGTATCACACAACACAAGTAAGGAGGAGGTGAGCAAGCTCGAAGTGCAGCGTGCGCTGCAAGAAACGTGGTCCTCCCTGCCGGGCggtgccagcagcagctccgccgTCTACTCCGACATTGAAAGTGCTGTAGCAGCCATAAAGTCTATCCAGGATCCGGTCGATGTGTTTGTGACGGGCTCGCTGCATCTGGTGGGCGGTCTGCTGGTGGTTATGGACGGTAAGTGA